Proteins found in one Streptomyces sp. NBC_00190 genomic segment:
- a CDS encoding JmjC domain-containing protein yields the protein MDWLTRCVGDEQEFFAAHWRRAPAVLRPEYPPVDVIGAAEPDALLDAGLLKVPYIGLVHADSHVPVERFCTPRVVLGELVEDYADGDLVRRLVEEERATVLLRYVDQWHQGVRELTAGLGEQLGRQVEAFLFRTPAGTQGRPLHRDDADVLAIQISGEKRWHIHAGPRDGNWEPAREDGDPGDVLLETVLRPGEVLYVPRGFAHRADAVGDAPSVHLSLTVREAGTANLYALLQAILADGAHIPGRPLDDRELTEAAATLIEHQRRAVDALTPRTLVALARDAMRAA from the coding sequence ATGGACTGGCTGACCCGATGCGTGGGCGACGAGCAGGAGTTCTTCGCCGCGCACTGGCGCCGCGCACCCGCTGTGCTGCGTCCCGAATACCCCCCGGTGGACGTGATCGGCGCCGCCGAGCCGGATGCTCTTCTCGATGCGGGGCTGCTCAAAGTTCCGTACATCGGGCTGGTCCACGCGGACAGCCACGTGCCCGTCGAGCGGTTCTGCACCCCGCGGGTGGTGCTCGGTGAGCTCGTCGAGGACTACGCGGACGGGGACCTCGTACGGCGCCTGGTCGAGGAGGAGCGGGCCACCGTACTCCTGCGGTACGTCGACCAGTGGCACCAAGGCGTGCGGGAGCTGACCGCGGGGCTGGGCGAGCAACTCGGCCGGCAGGTGGAGGCGTTCCTCTTCCGCACCCCGGCCGGCACCCAGGGCCGCCCCCTGCACCGCGACGACGCCGACGTCCTCGCGATCCAGATCAGCGGCGAGAAGCGCTGGCACATCCACGCCGGCCCGCGCGACGGCAACTGGGAGCCGGCCCGGGAGGACGGCGACCCGGGTGACGTGCTCCTGGAGACCGTGCTGCGGCCGGGCGAGGTGCTGTACGTACCGCGGGGGTTCGCGCACCGCGCCGACGCCGTGGGGGACGCGCCGTCCGTGCATCTGTCGCTGACCGTGCGCGAGGCGGGCACCGCGAACCTGTACGCCCTGTTGCAGGCGATCCTCGCCGACGGGGCGCACATCCCGGGGCGGCCGCTGGACGACCGGGAGCTGACCGAGGCCGCCGCGACGCTGATCGAGCACCAGCGCCGTGCGGTGGACGCCCTGACTCCCCGGACGCTGGTCGCCCTCGCCCGTGACGCCATGCGCGCTGCGTGA
- a CDS encoding helix-turn-helix transcriptional regulator, whose amino-acid sequence MQGESGLFEAAQGLGETDLAVYGWVLEQRTGEPEAVAEGVGITAEEAGASLERLRRARLLHAQTGPGGSQAVFAVAPETALAQLAAPVEARIREQQAGLAGMREDLGPFVARYHQRRTRGEGLELLENVQDVRNTLNQASDRCRMEVLTSQPGGGARVPEAMQEALVRDRAMLARGIRLRTLYHHTARFNGPSQAYVAAASALGGQYRTAHELFGRLIVFDREVAFIPVRDDSWGAVVIREPSTVAYLCEIFEQTWDRATPFADAADQGLEEVSREIHETIVRLLAAGLKDEAIARRLGMSLRTARRHIADIMEELGAASRFQAGAHAAAQGLLAAGGGFEGQPPSGADAG is encoded by the coding sequence GTGCAGGGGGAATCGGGACTGTTCGAAGCGGCCCAGGGGCTGGGGGAGACCGACCTGGCCGTGTACGGCTGGGTGCTGGAGCAGCGGACGGGCGAGCCGGAGGCCGTTGCCGAGGGCGTGGGGATCACCGCCGAGGAGGCCGGGGCGAGCCTGGAGCGGCTGCGGCGGGCCCGGCTGCTGCACGCGCAGACCGGTCCCGGCGGGTCGCAGGCGGTGTTCGCGGTGGCACCCGAGACGGCGCTGGCGCAGCTCGCCGCGCCCGTGGAGGCACGGATACGGGAGCAGCAGGCCGGGCTCGCCGGGATGCGCGAGGACCTCGGCCCGTTCGTCGCCCGCTACCACCAGCGGCGCACGCGCGGTGAGGGGTTGGAGCTCCTGGAGAACGTGCAGGACGTCCGTAACACCCTCAACCAGGCCTCGGACCGCTGCCGCATGGAGGTCCTGACCAGCCAGCCCGGGGGCGGGGCGCGGGTCCCGGAGGCGATGCAGGAGGCGCTGGTGCGGGACCGGGCGATGCTGGCACGCGGGATCCGGCTGCGTACGCTCTACCACCACACGGCCCGCTTCAACGGGCCCAGCCAGGCGTACGTGGCCGCCGCGTCGGCGCTGGGCGGCCAGTACCGCACCGCGCACGAGCTGTTCGGCCGGCTCATCGTGTTCGACCGCGAGGTGGCGTTCATCCCGGTCAGGGACGACAGCTGGGGTGCCGTCGTCATACGGGAGCCGTCCACGGTCGCCTACCTCTGCGAGATCTTCGAGCAGACCTGGGACCGGGCCACACCCTTCGCCGACGCCGCCGACCAGGGGCTCGAAGAGGTCTCCCGGGAGATCCACGAGACGATCGTCCGGCTGCTCGCGGCCGGGCTCAAGGACGAGGCCATCGCCCGGCGGCTCGGGATGTCGCTGCGCACGGCACGCCGTCACATCGCCGACATCATGGAGGAGCTGGGCGCCGCCAGCCGCTTCCAGGCGGGTGCCCACGCGGCTGCTCAGGGGCTGCTGGCGGCAGGCGGCGGTTTCGAGGGGCAGCCGCCGTCCGGAGCGGACGCGGGCTGA
- a CDS encoding JmjC domain-containing protein has translation MDWLERCVTDADRFLHTQWRRGPALLRPADPPTEVLGLADLDKLLDSGTLRVPYAGLFTMAGAVPEAAYCPPRVVAGRYLEGWLDAERVRALIRDEQATLQLRYVNHWYPPVRELAAGLARELDRLVEAFLFYSQPGRFGAVHRDDGDILVLQLSGAKHWKVYGGPTDGHWQPVREDDPGEVLLDTVVRPGEVLYVPNGYAHTAQATADGPSLHLTIVLREAGADHLRAELSSFLAEGLALPARPLGDDDLTATAAALLAHVHDRLDAADAPSLVHSARLHAYSSRPTA, from the coding sequence GTGGACTGGCTCGAACGCTGTGTGACCGACGCGGACCGCTTCCTGCACACGCAGTGGCGCCGAGGGCCCGCTCTGCTGCGGCCGGCCGATCCGCCGACCGAGGTTCTCGGGCTCGCGGATCTGGACAAGCTGCTGGACTCGGGCACCCTGAGGGTGCCGTACGCCGGCCTGTTCACCATGGCGGGCGCGGTGCCCGAGGCGGCCTACTGTCCGCCCCGGGTGGTGGCCGGCCGGTACCTGGAGGGGTGGCTCGACGCGGAGCGCGTGCGCGCCCTGATCCGGGACGAGCAGGCCACCTTGCAGCTGCGCTACGTCAACCACTGGTATCCGCCGGTGCGCGAGCTCGCCGCGGGACTGGCACGGGAGCTCGACCGGCTCGTCGAGGCATTCCTCTTCTATTCGCAACCCGGGCGCTTCGGTGCGGTGCACCGCGACGACGGCGACATCCTGGTGCTCCAGCTGAGCGGTGCCAAGCACTGGAAGGTCTACGGGGGGCCGACGGACGGGCACTGGCAGCCCGTGCGGGAGGACGACCCGGGTGAAGTGCTGCTGGACACCGTCGTACGGCCCGGCGAGGTGTTGTACGTGCCCAACGGGTACGCCCATACCGCCCAGGCCACGGCGGACGGCCCCTCGCTGCACCTGACGATCGTGCTGCGCGAGGCCGGGGCCGACCACCTGCGGGCGGAGCTGAGCTCCTTCCTCGCCGAAGGCCTCGCCCTGCCCGCCCGTCCCCTCGGCGACGACGACCTGACGGCGACGGCCGCCGCCCTGCTGGCCCACGTACACGACCGGCTCGACGCCGCCGATGCCCCTTCCCTCGTGCACAGCGCCCGCCTGCACGCCTACAGCAGCCGCCCCACGGCCTGA